Below is a genomic region from Cyanobacteriota bacterium.
TCCCTTCTTTCCAGAAATCACCCCTACGAACCTATGGGGAGTCACTACTGGCATAGTGGATCCAACTGCTGTGGTGCAAACCCCTCACGTGTTGGTATCCCTTGCAACACAGCCAACCGTCTTGCCGTCTGAAAGTCAGCCTGTCCAGATTACAGGCACGTTACTAGGTCGCAAGGGAACTGCTAACTTGTTTGCCCAGGACTTAATTTTGCAAACTCAGTATGGTCTGGTGCGGCTGCATCACCTATTTAGCTTTGGGCCTGTATTGGAGCTATGGTTACAGCCTACTCGTCCTAGTCTGGCGATCGGACAACCTGTGCGAGTTACTGGCTGGTTACGTCGAGGTGCCACCATCTGGCTAGACTTAGATCGTCTGCGTTGGCCCGATGGCACCGTTAGCTCTAGCAGTCATGCCGTTTGGATGGTGATCGTCGCAACGGTGACGGCATTATATGCTGGTTATGTTGTTATTTTTAATACCCGATAGCTCCGTTGTAGCCCTGTATATTTCCTAGCTTCTCTAGATATGCCACGCAAGCAAGCATTTCCTCGCCTAGTTGGTTCTAAATGGACTGCTCAAACCACAACTTGGGGGTGGCGACACTTCCACGTTATCAATCGCAAAAACTACGATCGACTAGTGTTTGCTGAGTTGGTGGCATCCTGTGACCCTACAACCCGATTTTGGCTCAACGCATCGGTGCTCAAAAATCGTCACCTGTGGAAACCTGGATGGCAACCGTTAACCACATTAACGAATCAGGAAAACTCCTCCGCAACTTTAG
It encodes:
- a CDS encoding TIGR02450 family Trp-rich protein; its protein translation is MPRKQAFPRLVGSKWTAQTTTWGWRHFHVINRKNYDRLVFAELVASCDPTTRFWLNASVLKNRHLWKPGWQPLTTLTNQENSSATLEERNTQ